The following proteins come from a genomic window of Halorussus halophilus:
- a CDS encoding PadR family transcriptional regulator, with amino-acid sequence MYDLTGFQRDLLYVIAGLDEPHGLAIKDELEAYYEKEIHHGRLYPNLDTLVDKGLIEKGQRDRRTNYYTLTRRGTREIEARREWEAKYVDLPVEA; translated from the coding sequence ATGTACGACCTGACTGGATTCCAACGTGACCTGCTCTACGTCATCGCCGGACTGGACGAACCGCACGGTCTCGCCATCAAAGACGAACTCGAAGCGTACTACGAGAAAGAGATTCACCACGGCCGACTGTATCCAAACCTCGACACCTTGGTGGACAAGGGCCTCATCGAGAAAGGACAGCGCGACCGCAGGACCAACTACTACACGCTGACCCGCCGCGGCACCCGCGAAATCGAGGCCCGACGGGAGTGGGAAGCCAAGTACGTCGACTTACCGGTCGAGGCGTAG
- a CDS encoding alanyl-tRNA editing protein yields the protein MSQLAARDPYTTSFEAEVTSTDERAVTLDETYFYAESGGQPADRGNLAGIEVEHVEKQGRGIVHHLADAPEFEVGDTVQAQIDPEFRTYAMRAHTASHVLYGAGRRLLSDLGYGGFDIGAEKVRVDFTTSTDIDDETLVELERLTNRAVWDSLSVTWEEISEEAARDREDIAFNTKTEEGVMSDSDMVRVVDIDGWDVAACGGTHVENTREIGPVTVLSRSNPGEGLTRVEFAVGPAAIRRRAEDARAAREAAQTLDVGVSDLPEAATRASDDIERLESDLQDAKSEVLDARLADLRNDPVEREDGSHWLVGTVADFGPNEVGERAKELVGESADSGATAVVLTGQDGATFVVAATGGDPEAGDIVDDVTEEFGGGGGGSPTFAQGGGLDADPEAVVSYLRE from the coding sequence ATGAGTCAACTCGCGGCACGGGACCCGTACACGACCAGTTTCGAAGCCGAGGTGACGAGCACCGACGAGCGTGCGGTTACGCTCGACGAGACCTACTTCTACGCCGAGAGCGGCGGACAACCAGCAGACCGTGGCAACCTCGCCGGAATCGAAGTCGAACACGTCGAAAAGCAGGGCAGGGGAATCGTCCACCATCTCGCAGACGCCCCCGAGTTCGAGGTGGGCGACACAGTGCAGGCCCAAATCGACCCCGAGTTCAGGACCTACGCGATGCGCGCCCATACGGCGAGTCACGTCCTCTACGGTGCAGGGAGAAGACTCCTCTCCGACCTCGGCTACGGCGGGTTCGACATCGGCGCGGAGAAGGTCCGCGTCGATTTCACCACCTCGACGGACATCGACGACGAGACGCTGGTCGAACTCGAACGACTCACGAACCGCGCAGTCTGGGACTCCCTCTCGGTCACGTGGGAGGAAATCTCCGAGGAGGCCGCCAGAGACCGCGAAGACATCGCGTTCAACACCAAGACAGAGGAGGGCGTGATGAGCGACTCCGACATGGTCCGCGTCGTGGACATCGACGGCTGGGACGTGGCGGCCTGCGGCGGCACGCACGTCGAGAACACCCGCGAAATCGGTCCCGTTACGGTTCTCTCGCGGTCTAATCCCGGTGAGGGTCTCACCCGCGTCGAGTTTGCAGTCGGTCCCGCCGCGATTCGCCGCAGAGCCGAGGACGCCCGCGCCGCCCGCGAGGCCGCCCAGACACTGGACGTTGGCGTCTCCGACCTCCCGGAAGCCGCCACGCGGGCGAGCGACGACATCGAGCGACTGGAGAGCGACCTCCAAGACGCGAAGTCGGAGGTGCTAGACGCCCGCCTCGCGGACCTCCGGAACGACCCCGTGGAGCGCGAGGACGGCAGTCACTGGCTAGTCGGCACCGTCGCCGACTTCGGACCGAACGAAGTGGGTGAGCGAGCGAAAGAACTGGTCGGTGAATCAGCGGACAGTGGCGCCACAGCGGTAGTCCTGACGGGACAAGACGGCGCGACCTTCGTCGTCGCCGCGACCGGTGGCGACCCAGAAGCAGGCGATATCGTAGACGACGTGACGGAGGAATTCGGCGGTGGAGGCGGCGGCAGTCCGACGTTCGCACAGGGCGGCGGACTTGACGCGGACCCCGAAGCGGTCGTCTCGTATCTTCGGGAGTAA
- a CDS encoding DUF5822 domain-containing protein, with protein MPEPVESHDPEGVDYGWVMQTTFVLTIVVGAPIVALLAVATGVSLPTWASRVSFAVRVGALVWFIVAVGVFLYARKEENVA; from the coding sequence GTGCCAGAGCCAGTCGAGTCTCACGACCCCGAAGGCGTCGATTACGGGTGGGTCATGCAGACGACCTTCGTCCTCACCATCGTCGTCGGCGCGCCAATCGTCGCCCTGCTCGCAGTTGCGACTGGCGTCTCGCTACCGACATGGGCCTCTCGGGTGTCGTTCGCGGTTCGGGTCGGCGCGCTCGTCTGGTTTATCGTGGCTGTGGGCGTGTTTCTGTACGCCCGAAAGGAAGAGAACGTGGCGTGA
- a CDS encoding AI-2E family transporter, giving the protein MVDGWNVDRSRVGWWCFGLALAAAVLFVVHSFIGTFVFGVFIYYATRPVYRRLRRKVRPASLAAATALFTLALPVLLLMIYTGAIALQEFGKVVRRLQNEGALADINGLWTQVQPFINASSVAQTPNEILTNPGGSTDVVREIATSAFQYVGLVGTGLLHLFVMIAIAFYLLRDDHRFSRYARRQFADDGGVLEAYVRAVDRDFNSIFFGNILNALMTGTIGAVAYNLVNLVAPPALAIPYPTLIGLLAGAASLIPVVGMKLVYFPVAAYLGIRSAVESPELLWFPALFSAVSFVVVDTIPDLVLRPYVSGRDLHIGMVMLAYIFGPLLFGWYGIFLGPMILVLVVHFVRIVLPELIAGEPIRPWAVDPTYLFEPTGTETAGVNETTTGDETPRTDAARKAAETDAGEVGTGDAITDSEPADDTPRSPTGPGTPES; this is encoded by the coding sequence ATGGTTGACGGCTGGAACGTAGATCGCTCGCGCGTCGGTTGGTGGTGCTTCGGACTCGCGTTGGCAGCGGCCGTCTTGTTCGTCGTCCACTCGTTCATCGGGACGTTCGTCTTCGGCGTCTTCATCTACTACGCGACGCGCCCCGTCTATCGGCGACTGCGTCGAAAGGTTCGGCCAGCGAGTCTCGCTGCAGCGACGGCACTGTTCACGCTCGCACTCCCGGTCTTGTTGTTGATGATTTACACCGGCGCAATCGCGCTACAGGAGTTCGGGAAGGTCGTTCGGCGACTGCAGAACGAGGGCGCACTGGCGGACATCAACGGACTCTGGACGCAGGTTCAACCGTTCATCAACGCCTCGTCGGTCGCACAGACGCCCAACGAGATACTGACGAACCCCGGCGGGAGTACCGACGTCGTTCGCGAGATTGCCACCTCTGCGTTTCAGTACGTCGGACTGGTCGGAACGGGTCTACTTCACCTGTTCGTGATGATAGCTATCGCGTTCTACCTGCTTCGGGACGACCACCGGTTCTCGCGGTACGCCCGCCGACAGTTCGCCGACGATGGGGGCGTCCTCGAAGCCTACGTTCGGGCGGTGGACCGCGACTTCAACAGCATCTTCTTCGGCAACATCCTGAACGCCCTGATGACGGGCACTATCGGTGCAGTGGCGTACAACCTCGTGAACCTCGTCGCGCCGCCTGCATTGGCGATTCCGTATCCGACGCTCATCGGCTTGCTCGCTGGCGCGGCCAGCCTCATCCCGGTCGTCGGCATGAAGTTGGTCTACTTCCCCGTAGCGGCATATCTCGGCATCCGTTCCGCCGTCGAGAGTCCGGAACTGCTCTGGTTCCCCGCGCTGTTCTCGGCCGTCTCGTTCGTCGTCGTGGACACGATTCCCGACCTCGTGTTGCGGCCGTACGTCTCCGGGCGAGACCTCCACATCGGCATGGTGATGCTGGCGTACATCTTCGGTCCGCTGTTGTTCGGGTGGTACGGCATCTTCCTCGGGCCGATGATTCTGGTGCTGGTCGTCCACTTCGTCCGCATCGTCCTCCCGGAGCTAATCGCGGGCGAACCGATTCGGCCGTGGGCCGTGGACCCGACCTATCTCTTCGAACCGACGGGCACCGAGACGGCCGGTGTAAACGAGACGACGACCGGCGACGAGACCCCACGAACTGACGCGGCCCGCAAAGCCGCCGAAACAGACGCCGGGGAGGTCGGAACTGGCGACGCCATAACCGACTCGGAACCGGCCGACGACACGCCTCGGTCGCCGACTGGTCCGGGAACGCCGGAGTCGTAA
- a CDS encoding HAD family hydrolase has translation MTRDVSAVVYDLDGTLVRLAVDWEAVERGLTELLESEGIDAEPLGSWTLLSAAEDAGIGEEADELIAEAEREGARESSRLPLADELGERDVPVGVCSLNHEDAVEIALEKHDLMGEVGSVVGRGTVPHRKPHPRALLAAVEELGVEAEEVLFVGDSKSDETTAERAGTKFEWV, from the coding sequence GTGACGAGAGACGTGTCTGCGGTCGTCTACGACTTGGACGGAACGCTGGTCCGCCTCGCGGTCGATTGGGAGGCCGTCGAGCGCGGACTGACCGAACTGCTCGAATCGGAGGGCATCGACGCCGAGCCACTGGGTTCGTGGACGTTGCTCTCGGCGGCCGAAGACGCCGGAATCGGCGAGGAAGCCGACGAACTCATCGCGGAGGCAGAGCGCGAAGGCGCGCGCGAGTCCAGTAGACTACCACTCGCGGACGAGTTGGGGGAGCGTGATGTCCCCGTGGGAGTTTGTTCGCTGAACCACGAGGACGCCGTCGAAATCGCGCTGGAGAAGCACGACTTGATGGGCGAGGTCGGAAGCGTGGTCGGTCGCGGGACTGTGCCCCATCGGAAACCGCACCCGCGAGCGTTGTTGGCCGCCGTGGAGGAGCTGGGCGTGGAAGCTGAAGAGGTGCTGTTCGTTGGCGATTCGAAGAGCGACGAGACGACCGCAGAGCGGGCGGGGACGAAGTTCGAGTGGGTGTAG
- a CDS encoding DUF1028 domain-containing protein encodes MPEQAMPTRSSTGSQSTTSPRPSTFSIVARDPETDAVGIAVQSKFVSVGSVVPFASADAGAIATQSFANVSYGPDGLAMLRDGASAEEVVEELVSDDPDAASRQIGIVDRDGSVAGYTGEECFEYADDRQGEHYAVQGNILENAETLDAMEATFGETDGGLPEKLLAALYAAEEAGGDKRGKQSAALYVVKPEGGYQGNNDRWIDVRVDDHETPIAELERVFKIYDVTLLEREEPEEFEELSGEVASEVTSVLNELGFYDDKSSETFGEVEREALEDFRGLNNFENHDVRLLEDALARGWDDATGAGEERMVDAIWHGLSRLDRK; translated from the coding sequence ATGCCAGAGCAAGCCATGCCGACACGGTCGTCTACCGGTTCGCAATCAACGACCTCCCCGCGACCATCTACCTTCTCCATCGTCGCCCGCGACCCCGAGACCGATGCCGTGGGAATCGCCGTCCAGTCGAAGTTCGTCAGCGTCGGCTCTGTCGTCCCCTTCGCCAGTGCGGACGCTGGCGCGATAGCGACCCAGAGCTTCGCCAACGTCTCGTACGGCCCGGACGGGTTGGCGATGCTCCGCGACGGCGCGTCTGCCGAGGAAGTCGTCGAAGAACTCGTTTCTGACGACCCAGATGCGGCGAGCAGACAGATCGGAATCGTCGACCGAGACGGCTCCGTGGCAGGCTACACCGGCGAAGAGTGCTTCGAGTACGCCGACGACCGGCAAGGGGAGCACTACGCCGTGCAGGGCAACATCCTCGAAAACGCCGAGACGTTGGACGCGATGGAAGCTACCTTCGGAGAGACGGACGGGGGCCTGCCCGAGAAGCTACTCGCCGCGCTCTACGCGGCCGAGGAGGCAGGTGGCGACAAGCGCGGCAAGCAGAGCGCGGCGCTGTACGTCGTCAAACCCGAAGGCGGCTATCAGGGGAACAACGACCGCTGGATAGACGTGCGCGTAGACGACCACGAGACGCCTATCGCGGAACTCGAACGGGTGTTCAAAATCTACGACGTGACCCTACTCGAACGCGAGGAACCGGAGGAGTTCGAAGAATTGTCTGGCGAAGTCGCTAGCGAGGTGACGAGCGTGCTGAACGAACTGGGATTCTACGACGACAAATCGTCGGAGACGTTCGGCGAAGTCGAGCGTGAGGCGCTCGAAGACTTCCGCGGGCTGAACAACTTCGAGAACCACGACGTGCGACTGCTAGAAGACGCGCTCGCTCGCGGGTGGGACGACGCCACTGGTGCAGGCGAGGAACGCATGGTAGACGCGATTTGGCACGGACTGTCTCGGTTGGACCGAAAATAG
- a CDS encoding amphi-Trp domain-containing protein has translation MPEEVLFKTERRQSRADVAAYLRTVAEKLEAGEKMTLAAGDQSVSLAVPAQPTFEVKAERETSSGGGPAELSVEFELEWDEGADQSGSSGTLEIE, from the coding sequence ATGCCAGAAGAAGTACTCTTCAAAACCGAGCGCCGCCAATCCCGTGCCGACGTCGCCGCGTACCTCCGAACGGTCGCGGAGAAACTGGAAGCTGGCGAGAAGATGACCTTGGCCGCAGGCGACCAGTCAGTGTCGCTCGCGGTGCCTGCACAACCGACGTTCGAAGTGAAAGCCGAGCGCGAAACGTCTTCGGGAGGCGGCCCCGCCGAACTCAGCGTCGAGTTCGAGCTAGAGTGGGACGAAGGAGCAGACCAGTCCGGGTCGAGCGGGACGCTCGAAATCGAATAA
- a CDS encoding aminotransferase class III-fold pyridoxal phosphate-dependent enzyme, with protein sequence MDRDTAEPTVERMPGKRASEWSEYHHQFSAPSTYVYDFVWDYMEDAEGPFCTDVDGNVLMDFTSHVAAAPLGYNNPKIMDKMDEFELPDPTKIAGQDFYAAGGWPPEEPEFPGPTQLMDRLTDLTSHYDMDTVFLSNSGAEAVENAIKICYASGGHRAFTFDGAFHGRTLGALSLNRSKRVHRQGYPEIGGVVSLPYPSTEAEYEEKWLTDGPGGNVLADKFDDSQGILDPQEVAYVIMEPVQGEGGYRTPHDGFVSDLADIRAEFDLNVIADEIQAGMGRTGKMWAIDHLDLEPDVITSAKGLRVGATISRKDVFPEEKGRLSSTWGAGDIVSALQGALTIDAIEEYDLLDNVTERGRQMRELLEDAELPNVIDVRGAGLMLAVEFDTKDRREAVVDAAMKRGLLTLGCGYKTLRLLPPLDVTEREIDLAFDLFASAVEDVA encoded by the coding sequence ATGGACCGAGACACCGCCGAACCGACCGTCGAGCGGATGCCGGGCAAACGAGCGAGCGAGTGGTCGGAGTACCACCACCAGTTCTCCGCACCGAGTACCTACGTCTACGACTTCGTCTGGGACTACATGGAAGACGCGGAGGGGCCGTTCTGTACCGACGTGGACGGCAACGTCCTCATGGACTTCACGAGCCACGTCGCGGCCGCACCGCTGGGGTACAACAACCCCAAAATCATGGACAAGATGGACGAGTTCGAGCTTCCGGATCCCACCAAAATCGCGGGACAGGACTTCTACGCGGCGGGTGGCTGGCCGCCGGAAGAGCCCGAGTTCCCCGGCCCGACGCAACTGATGGACCGCCTGACCGATCTGACGAGTCACTACGACATGGACACTGTCTTCCTCTCTAACTCTGGCGCGGAAGCGGTCGAAAACGCCATCAAAATCTGCTACGCGAGCGGTGGCCACCGTGCGTTCACCTTCGACGGCGCGTTCCACGGCCGCACGCTCGGGGCACTCTCGCTGAACCGCTCGAAGCGGGTCCATCGACAGGGCTACCCCGAAATCGGCGGCGTCGTCTCGCTCCCCTACCCCTCGACGGAGGCGGAGTACGAAGAGAAGTGGCTGACCGACGGCCCCGGCGGCAACGTCCTCGCCGACAAGTTCGACGACAGTCAGGGAATTCTCGACCCACAAGAGGTTGCCTACGTCATCATGGAACCCGTGCAAGGCGAAGGCGGCTACCGAACCCCGCACGATGGATTCGTCAGTGACCTCGCCGATATCCGCGCGGAGTTCGACCTGAACGTCATCGCCGACGAGATTCAGGCCGGGATGGGCCGCACTGGGAAGATGTGGGCCATCGACCACCTTGACCTCGAACCGGACGTAATCACCTCTGCGAAGGGTCTGCGCGTCGGTGCGACCATCTCGCGCAAGGACGTGTTCCCGGAAGAGAAGGGCCGACTCTCCTCGACGTGGGGCGCGGGCGACATCGTCTCCGCACTACAGGGCGCGCTCACCATCGACGCAATCGAAGAGTACGACCTGCTCGACAACGTCACCGAGCGCGGCCGCCAGATGCGTGAACTGCTCGAAGACGCCGAATTGCCGAACGTCATCGACGTGCGCGGCGCGGGCCTGATGCTCGCCGTCGAGTTCGACACCAAAGACCGGCGCGAGGCAGTCGTGGACGCCGCGATGAAGCGCGGCCTGCTGACGCTGGGTTGTGGCTACAAGACGCTCCGCCTGCTCCCGCCGCTCGACGTGACCGAGCGCGAAATCGACCTCGCGTTCGACCTCTTCGCGAGTGCGGTCGAAGACGTGGCTTAG
- a CDS encoding acyl-CoA dehydrogenase family protein, which produces MNLSDEQRAIRDVVREFAVEEIRPTAEEADREQSFPEEVWDGLAELDMTGMTVPEEYGGLDVDTLTYSVVNEEVAYGMLSVATALSVHCLATSCIAEFGDEAQKERWLPEMVDGRPVGAFALSEPQAGSNPAEMTTEAKREGDEYVINGKKQWITNGNRSGVVILFAKTDRDDPRSITQFVVPKDTDGLEVGKKEDKLGLRASDTTSLIFDDARIPAENRLTEEGKGLSAALSILTGGRIGIASQSVGLAQSALDEAMEYAQDREQFDKPIAEIQTIRHKLADMQTQVQASRLLTRDAARTDDRGENPEMAASMAKYFASEAAVDVTNEAVQIHGGYGYTTDFDVERMYRDSKITTIYEGTSEIQKKVIARKLLD; this is translated from the coding sequence ATGAACCTCTCCGACGAACAGCGAGCAATCCGGGACGTAGTCCGGGAGTTCGCCGTCGAGGAAATCCGCCCGACTGCCGAGGAAGCAGACCGCGAACAGTCGTTCCCCGAGGAGGTCTGGGACGGACTCGCGGAACTGGACATGACGGGGATGACCGTCCCCGAAGAGTACGGCGGTCTGGACGTAGACACGCTGACCTACAGCGTCGTCAACGAAGAAGTCGCCTACGGCATGCTGTCGGTCGCGACGGCCCTCTCGGTTCACTGCCTCGCCACCTCCTGCATCGCGGAATTCGGCGACGAAGCCCAGAAGGAACGCTGGCTTCCCGAGATGGTCGATGGCCGACCCGTCGGCGCGTTCGCGCTCTCGGAGCCACAGGCCGGGTCGAACCCCGCCGAGATGACCACTGAAGCGAAGCGGGAGGGCGACGAGTACGTCATCAACGGCAAGAAGCAGTGGATTACGAACGGCAACCGCTCCGGCGTCGTCATCCTCTTCGCCAAGACCGACCGCGACGACCCGCGCTCGATTACGCAGTTCGTCGTGCCGAAAGATACGGACGGTCTGGAGGTCGGCAAGAAAGAAGACAAACTCGGTCTGCGCGCCAGCGACACGACCTCGCTCATCTTCGACGACGCCCGGATTCCCGCCGAGAACCGACTGACGGAGGAGGGCAAAGGTCTCTCTGCCGCGCTGTCGATTCTGACAGGCGGTCGCATCGGCATCGCTTCCCAATCGGTGGGTCTCGCCCAGTCGGCACTGGACGAGGCGATGGAGTACGCACAGGACCGCGAGCAGTTCGACAAGCCGATTGCGGAGATTCAGACCATCCGGCACAAACTCGCCGACATGCAGACGCAGGTGCAGGCGTCGCGCCTGCTGACCCGCGACGCCGCGCGCACCGACGACCGCGGCGAGAACCCCGAGATGGCCGCCAGCATGGCGAAGTACTTCGCCAGCGAGGCCGCGGTGGACGTGACCAACGAAGCGGTCCAGATTCACGGCGGCTACGGCTACACCACCGACTTCGACGTGGAGCGAATGTACCGCGATTCGAAGATTACGACCATCTACGAGGGCACCAGCGAGATTCAGAAGAAGGTCATCGCGCGGAAGTTGCTCGACTGA
- a CDS encoding gluzincin family metallopeptidase, producing MPGPRLARLLTLVAVVSALLAPVSAATPATPTSATTAETVSQSNPTVTEQVHVERTNGGVTLTYSYDLPSNVHGLGVQFPHNDASIVSVTGFERSGQRLTWDERTDAPKIRLQLSPTSEQFGPWKSAISRENWTFLKIPRPAVSWSYTGGEPSVERTTALASEGIATAQMAYFGPVEMATQNAGGTTFRLVVPHEASVDVSRDTALETLTDASTAFDSGASEGTVTAFVLPSEGIETSVGGQAFGQSFWVRDDADIDANNPWVHEFVHTRQQFRTTSEFRWFTEASATYYAAVLTIHEKPSLYGEAAGTIRDVETPTATLARPESWPSARTPYQQGARLLAALDARIRTETNGSKTLTAVFRRLNERAEDSSGRLSTSDFQRAVEAVAGRDLSAWLRPYLYEERLAPVPNSPYTYTLGETGDPDGDGLRNDAERHLGSHPFKSDSDYDQLDDGRERELGSDPTKIDTDGDWIPDSVEEFVGTSPVSGTGVLGFLGALVTTLFWGTIDLLTSLF from the coding sequence GTGCCCGGTCCCCGCCTCGCCCGTCTCCTCACACTGGTAGCCGTCGTCTCGGCGCTTCTCGCCCCCGTTTCGGCGGCGACGCCAGCGACGCCGACCTCCGCAACGACCGCCGAGACAGTCTCGCAGTCGAACCCGACGGTCACCGAACAGGTCCACGTCGAGCGGACAAACGGCGGCGTGACGCTCACCTACAGCTACGACTTGCCGTCGAACGTCCACGGCTTGGGCGTCCAGTTCCCGCACAACGACGCCAGTATCGTCTCTGTCACCGGCTTCGAGCGGTCCGGACAACGCCTCACGTGGGACGAGCGGACCGACGCGCCGAAGATTCGATTACAACTCTCGCCCACGAGCGAGCAGTTCGGACCCTGGAAGTCGGCGATTTCTCGCGAGAACTGGACGTTCCTCAAGATACCCCGACCGGCAGTGAGTTGGTCGTACACCGGTGGCGAGCCGAGCGTCGAACGGACGACGGCGCTCGCCAGTGAGGGCATCGCAACTGCACAGATGGCGTACTTCGGTCCGGTCGAGATGGCGACCCAGAACGCAGGCGGGACGACGTTCCGACTGGTCGTCCCCCACGAGGCGAGCGTAGACGTGAGTCGAGACACCGCACTGGAGACGCTGACCGACGCCAGCACTGCCTTCGATTCGGGAGCGAGCGAAGGGACCGTGACCGCGTTCGTCCTCCCCTCCGAGGGTATCGAGACGAGCGTCGGCGGGCAAGCGTTCGGCCAGAGTTTCTGGGTGCGTGACGACGCCGACATCGACGCCAACAACCCGTGGGTCCACGAGTTCGTCCACACTCGCCAGCAGTTCCGGACCACCTCGGAGTTCCGCTGGTTCACCGAGGCAAGCGCGACCTACTACGCGGCAGTGTTGACCATCCACGAGAAGCCCTCGCTGTACGGCGAGGCGGCGGGGACGATTCGAGACGTCGAGACGCCGACTGCGACGCTTGCCCGCCCGGAGTCGTGGCCGTCTGCCCGAACGCCGTACCAACAGGGCGCGCGCTTGCTGGCGGCACTCGACGCGAGGATTCGGACTGAAACGAACGGTTCGAAGACTCTCACTGCCGTCTTCCGGCGACTGAACGAACGAGCCGAGGACAGTAGCGGTCGGCTCTCGACCAGCGACTTCCAGCGGGCCGTCGAGGCAGTCGCCGGGCGCGACCTCTCGGCGTGGCTCCGGCCGTACCTCTACGAAGAACGACTCGCGCCGGTTCCGAACTCGCCGTACACCTACACGCTCGGGGAGACTGGCGACCCGGACGGAGACGGACTCAGAAACGACGCCGAGCGCCATCTCGGTAGTCACCCGTTCAAGAGTGACAGCGACTACGACCAACTCGACGACGGCCGCGAACGAGAGTTGGGAAGCGACCCCACGAAAATCGACACCGACGGCGACTGGATTCCCGACAGCGTCGAGGAGTTCGTCGGCACGAGTCCGGTGTCCGGTACGGGCGTCCTCGGATTCTTGGGTGCACTCGTGACGACGCTGTTCTGGGGTACTATCGACTTGTTAACCTCGCTGTTCTGA
- a CDS encoding MgtC/SapB family protein yields the protein MPGLFDFLTSAPLNNQVVRIALAGALGLFLGLEREWSHKPAGVRTFTLISLLGAVFTLLDRDVLLALGGLLVIVQGILLAVQGLTEDEEGLSLTTSVSMLVAFGVGALVMEGYTVVSVSVAVLSSLLLVLKRELHSFAWGLSREELRSAVEFAILAFVIYPLLPAEELAFGIEPRVVWLMVVTVAGIGIVNYAVVETYGGRGIAVTGFFGGLASSTAVVGTMLDHVRQRPQASSYGVAAILLADAAMAVRNLGIALAFTVTSDMPILYGAVLPLGAVIFGSVAIAAYTADWSENIDIDLESPFSMRNALGFGAIFLFVIAGGAAAQQQFGSAGFYVTALLSGLVSSAGATSSAVVLYRGGSIGQSTAVIAILLATASSIAVKAALTLSAPNRSFAYRVAAWSGVLLAAASGAALVATV from the coding sequence GTGCCGGGCTTGTTCGACTTTCTGACGAGTGCGCCGCTGAACAATCAGGTCGTCCGTATCGCCTTAGCGGGTGCGCTGGGATTGTTCCTCGGCCTCGAACGGGAGTGGTCCCACAAGCCTGCAGGGGTGCGGACGTTCACCCTCATCAGCCTGCTCGGAGCGGTCTTCACGCTGCTCGACCGTGACGTGTTGCTCGCGCTCGGCGGACTGCTCGTCATCGTCCAAGGAATCTTGCTCGCAGTGCAGGGTCTCACCGAAGACGAAGAAGGACTCTCGCTGACCACCTCCGTCTCGATGCTGGTCGCGTTCGGCGTCGGCGCGCTCGTGATGGAAGGCTACACGGTCGTGAGCGTCTCCGTCGCGGTACTGTCGTCGCTGTTGCTCGTGCTGAAGCGCGAGCTACACAGTTTCGCGTGGGGACTCTCCCGCGAGGAACTCCGCTCGGCGGTGGAGTTCGCAATCCTCGCGTTCGTCATCTATCCGCTGTTGCCCGCCGAGGAACTGGCGTTCGGCATCGAACCGCGAGTCGTCTGGCTGATGGTCGTCACAGTGGCGGGCATCGGCATCGTCAACTACGCCGTCGTCGAGACCTACGGCGGTCGCGGCATCGCAGTCACGGGCTTCTTCGGTGGTCTCGCGTCCTCGACTGCGGTCGTCGGGACGATGCTCGACCACGTGAGACAGCGCCCGCAAGCGAGTTCCTACGGCGTCGCGGCCATCCTGCTTGCGGACGCCGCGATGGCGGTGCGGAACCTCGGTATCGCGCTGGCGTTCACCGTCACGAGCGACATGCCGATTCTCTACGGCGCGGTGTTGCCGCTCGGGGCGGTCATTTTTGGGAGCGTCGCCATCGCGGCCTACACCGCTGACTGGTCCGAGAACATCGATATCGACCTCGAAAGCCCGTTCTCGATGCGCAACGCACTCGGGTTCGGTGCCATCTTCCTGTTCGTCATCGCTGGCGGCGCGGCGGCCCAACAGCAGTTCGGCTCTGCGGGGTTCTACGTGACTGCGCTGCTGTCGGGACTCGTATCGAGTGCCGGTGCGACTTCCTCGGCAGTCGTGCTGTACCGCGGTGGCTCCATCGGCCAGAGTACGGCCGTCATCGCCATCTTGTTGGCGACGGCGTCCTCCATTGCCGTGAAGGCCGCGCTGACGCTCTCTGCTCCGAACCGTTCGTTCGCCTACCGAGTCGCCGCGTGGAGCGGCGTGCTGTTGGCGGCGGCGAGCGGGGCCGCGCTCGTCGCTACCGTGTAA